Proteins from a genomic interval of Nitrosomonas sp.:
- the phnD gene encoding phosphonate ABC transporter substrate-binding protein: protein MNFKKLKLTIALLATLSMQTIVDAKGLVLGLIPAENNEEMIQKFEPMRQYLEQKIGEPIKVFTATDYAGVIESMKRGRVDIAWFGPLTYILAEREANAEAFAVGVHSDTGLSTYRSIFVVPEDSNAQSIQDLKGKSVAFVDPASASGGLIPAYMVKQATGMMPKEFFGQFTYAGSHDAAEMAVKNKSVDAAADNDITYDKMLKKGLITKQSNRILLKSDPLPGAPLTYRKDLPENMKRKIREAILNAHKEMEEVTGYGELSEYVATTPAEYQKIRDLASELGLIREQILK from the coding sequence ATGAATTTCAAAAAGTTAAAATTAACCATCGCGCTGTTGGCGACGTTGAGTATGCAAACCATCGTTGACGCCAAAGGTTTAGTGTTAGGGCTTATTCCGGCGGAAAATAATGAAGAAATGATTCAGAAATTTGAGCCGATGCGTCAGTATCTGGAACAAAAAATCGGAGAACCCATTAAAGTTTTTACGGCAACCGATTATGCTGGCGTTATTGAGAGCATGAAAAGAGGCCGGGTGGATATTGCCTGGTTTGGCCCACTGACTTATATATTGGCCGAACGGGAAGCCAATGCCGAGGCCTTTGCGGTGGGCGTGCACTCGGATACTGGCCTATCGACTTACCGCTCGATATTTGTAGTACCGGAAGACTCTAATGCGCAATCGATTCAGGACTTGAAAGGCAAAAGCGTCGCGTTTGTCGACCCTGCCTCCGCTTCGGGCGGCTTGATTCCGGCTTATATGGTAAAACAAGCCACCGGTATGATGCCAAAAGAGTTTTTCGGTCAATTCACCTATGCCGGTTCACATGATGCGGCGGAAATGGCAGTTAAGAACAAATCGGTTGACGCAGCGGCAGACAATGACATTACTTACGACAAGATGTTGAAAAAAGGGTTGATCACCAAACAATCTAATCGGATTTTGCTGAAATCCGACCCCCTGCCAGGCGCGCCTTTGACTTATCGCAAAGACCTGCCGGAAAACATGAAACGTAAAATTCGCGAGGCCATTTTAAACGCCCACAAGGAAATGGAAGAAGTGACAGGCTATGGCGAGCTCAGCGAATACGTGGCAACAACACCGGCGGAGTATCAGAAAATTCGCGATCTGGCCAGCGAGCTGGGTCTGATTCGCGAGCAAATATTGAAGTAA
- the phnC gene encoding phosphonate ABC transporter ATP-binding protein, which translates to MACITLRNVTKTYPDGFCALKNINLDIAAGEFIAILGPSGAGKSTLLRTINALDPASSGEISIDGEVLTPRNRRRVRARIGMVFQQFNLVDRLNVMTNVLIGRLAERGWLSSLFYLFPQSDFQIAEAALREVDLLDKAWSRADKLSGGQQQRVGIARALAQQPKLILADEPVASLDPKASEDVLALLRKICTEKGITVVVNLHQVEYARQYADRIIALNAGSVMFDGSPEHLGPSKLAVIYGITTPLESRHADKLALAHA; encoded by the coding sequence ATGGCCTGCATCACTTTGAGAAACGTCACCAAAACTTATCCAGATGGTTTTTGTGCCCTGAAAAATATCAATCTGGATATCGCAGCTGGAGAATTCATCGCCATACTGGGTCCCAGCGGCGCAGGTAAATCGACGTTGCTGAGAACCATTAATGCGCTCGATCCCGCATCCAGTGGCGAAATCAGCATCGATGGTGAAGTGTTGACTCCGCGTAACCGTCGCCGAGTCCGTGCGCGCATCGGCATGGTGTTTCAGCAATTCAATCTGGTCGATCGCCTGAACGTCATGACTAACGTGCTGATCGGGCGGCTGGCCGAGCGAGGCTGGCTAAGCAGTTTGTTCTATTTGTTCCCCCAATCTGATTTTCAGATCGCCGAAGCGGCACTCAGGGAAGTCGATTTACTGGACAAGGCCTGGAGTCGTGCCGACAAGCTGTCGGGCGGACAGCAGCAACGCGTGGGCATTGCCCGTGCCCTGGCGCAGCAGCCCAAGCTGATTCTGGCCGATGAACCTGTCGCGAGCCTTGATCCGAAAGCCAGCGAGGATGTGCTGGCGTTATTGCGCAAAATTTGTACCGAGAAGGGCATTACCGTCGTCGTCAACCTGCATCAGGTGGAATATGCCAGACAATATGCCGATCGTATCATCGCCTTGAATGCCGGATCCGTAATGTTTGATGGCAGCCCCGAGCATTTGGGTCCGTCCAAACTAGCCGTTATTTACGGCATTACCACCCCTCTGGAGAGCCGTCATGCAGATAAACTGGCGCTGGCCCACGCCTGA
- a CDS encoding DUF748 domain-containing protein: MTIPANRPPCSVHRKTWKRAGIGLSVALALAVLFGLLGYFWLPDFARNQAEAMLSRELERPVSIQAIEIRPYSLELLVHGFHIGEKRVADDTSLAFERLYVDLSIESLFRLAPVIKAITLTKPSFYLRQEKNESLNISDLLAKFGASQSSDHASVDKSESKFSISNIQIIDGYVEFDDRVADSIQRITTINIGIPFLANFESAQVNWVEPYFNALVNDAPIALAGKARPFMDDREASLALTFDDIDLTTLTGYIPLPPGLHLLAGLLDSDLQLTFLQRKGAAPSITLSGKVALKQLAVENLAVASPYDVKLERLDVQLPAVHLAAESLSKLALTLTDLSLIAQGKTEPALYLPKFSIGEIGVDRSQQQIKIDHITLENLSASLQRLKTGTLDWHQLFESVPYTSRSRQIAPDRMASDAQISQSIPILIPIPGSKPIVTQVIPFPATKPAYIAAAPVISDIPDSDSHIISAATITPIPGRKPDISSPSTLAAAKTESDQSGDRWKVSIGQVKLVDASLRFDDHNLPKAAPMMIEKMNLTLDHIDLNGSEPLALGLQARVNQHGHVDIQGSFAWNPLLAAMTLNLQNVDLVSLQGWAEDHHHTLLTRGDFSFQGNINAQPDEHKTVSIKVDGNAQLADFNVLDKRNSAELLRWKAIDFSTIHFDSTTLRTEIGTITLRDFFARLLLTSAGKLNLGDVVRKDETHTDKTTATPEVAASSATTTGELPLRIDQISLRNGHINFTDQFIQPNYRANLTGLKGQIGPIRPDKTTTIDILGAVDRSAPLTIKGKGDFLGKTFFLDLTATAKGIDMPPFSPYSGRYVGYAIQKGKLSVDVNYHVENEQLSAQNQIFLDQLKLGDKVESPDAVSLPLNLAISLLQNRRGEINLRLPLSGSINDPQFSIGSIIWEAFLNILTKAATAPFALLGSLLGDDESLSELSFSPGQAMLDEAAIQRLQSLSQILQDRPALNLEITGLADSVYDHDELKRALLKQKIKNRKITDTAKKGQASSTVDEIELDDADYDRYLEVIYKDEKFEKPKNFIGLTKSLPAREMEELILKHTEISEDDLRRLAEQRASAAYTWLIEQGEISNERIFLLGSKTEAAESSEQQNNRVQFSIR; the protein is encoded by the coding sequence ATGACTATTCCTGCCAACCGGCCACCATGCTCAGTTCATAGAAAAACCTGGAAACGCGCAGGTATAGGACTGAGTGTGGCTTTGGCGCTTGCTGTTCTATTTGGGCTACTGGGATATTTCTGGTTACCCGACTTTGCCAGGAACCAGGCAGAAGCAATGCTCTCACGGGAGCTGGAACGGCCAGTATCGATTCAGGCTATCGAGATCAGACCTTATTCGCTCGAATTGCTGGTTCACGGGTTTCATATTGGTGAAAAACGGGTTGCAGACGATACGTCTCTTGCATTTGAAAGATTATATGTCGATCTCAGTATCGAATCCCTCTTTCGATTGGCGCCCGTCATAAAAGCTATTACCCTGACAAAACCCAGCTTTTATCTGCGGCAGGAAAAAAATGAATCACTTAACATTTCGGATCTGCTCGCAAAGTTTGGAGCATCACAATCATCTGATCATGCCTCTGTCGACAAAAGTGAATCGAAGTTCTCCATCAGCAATATCCAGATCATAGATGGTTATGTTGAGTTTGATGATCGTGTAGCTGACAGCATTCAGCGTATTACAACGATCAATATTGGCATTCCCTTTCTTGCCAATTTTGAGAGCGCGCAAGTCAATTGGGTGGAGCCATACTTTAACGCCCTGGTTAATGATGCGCCTATAGCATTGGCAGGTAAGGCACGGCCATTCATGGATGATCGGGAAGCAAGCCTGGCACTCACGTTCGATGATATTGATCTGACCACTCTCACGGGCTACATACCGCTGCCACCCGGACTACACCTGCTTGCGGGTCTGCTCGATAGTGATCTGCAACTGACTTTCCTGCAGCGCAAAGGAGCCGCACCCAGCATTACGTTATCCGGAAAAGTGGCTCTCAAGCAATTAGCAGTTGAAAATCTTGCGGTTGCATCACCATACGATGTAAAACTTGAACGATTGGATGTCCAGTTACCAGCAGTTCACCTTGCAGCGGAATCCCTCTCAAAACTGGCGCTAACCCTGACGGATCTCTCGCTGATTGCACAGGGCAAGACCGAGCCTGCCTTGTATCTGCCCAAATTCAGCATTGGTGAAATTGGCGTCGATCGCTCGCAACAACAGATTAAAATTGACCATATCACACTGGAAAATTTGTCTGCATCTCTGCAGCGACTCAAGACTGGAACGCTTGACTGGCACCAGCTATTTGAGTCCGTCCCGTATACATCCCGTTCTCGACAAATAGCACCGGATAGAATGGCATCCGACGCACAGATATCCCAATCCATACCAATCCTGATTCCCATTCCTGGCAGTAAACCCATTGTCACTCAGGTCATCCCATTTCCTGCGACCAAACCTGCTTACATTGCAGCGGCACCCGTTATATCTGATATACCTGATAGTGACTCGCACATAATATCAGCCGCAACGATCACCCCAATTCCCGGACGAAAACCGGATATATCATCACCATCGACCCTCGCTGCGGCAAAAACCGAATCCGATCAGTCTGGTGATCGATGGAAAGTCAGTATTGGCCAGGTCAAACTGGTTGATGCGTCTCTACGATTTGATGATCACAATCTGCCCAAAGCAGCGCCAATGATGATCGAAAAGATGAATCTGACACTTGATCACATTGACCTGAACGGATCAGAGCCGCTGGCTTTGGGATTGCAAGCCAGGGTTAACCAGCATGGGCACGTCGATATCCAGGGATCATTTGCCTGGAACCCCTTGCTGGCGGCGATGACGCTAAATTTACAAAATGTTGACCTCGTTTCGTTGCAAGGTTGGGCAGAAGATCACCACCACACCTTGCTGACCCGAGGTGACTTTTCCTTTCAAGGCAATATCAACGCTCAGCCTGATGAACACAAAACTGTTAGCATCAAGGTTGACGGTAATGCACAACTGGCGGATTTCAATGTACTGGACAAACGGAATTCTGCGGAACTGTTACGCTGGAAAGCAATCGACTTTTCGACCATTCATTTTGATAGCACAACACTTCGCACAGAAATTGGAACAATCACACTACGCGATTTTTTTGCCCGCCTGCTATTAACTTCGGCAGGTAAACTTAATCTTGGCGACGTCGTGCGCAAGGATGAAACCCATACTGACAAGACGACTGCCACACCGGAAGTTGCTGCCTCATCAGCGACCACAACTGGCGAACTGCCACTCCGAATCGATCAGATCAGTTTGCGTAATGGCCATATCAACTTCACCGACCAGTTTATTCAGCCGAATTACCGCGCCAATCTGACGGGACTGAAAGGACAGATCGGACCAATACGTCCAGACAAGACCACCACTATTGATATTCTCGGCGCAGTCGATCGGTCTGCGCCACTGACCATCAAAGGGAAAGGTGATTTTCTCGGTAAAACCTTTTTTCTGGATCTGACGGCGACCGCGAAGGGAATCGATATGCCGCCGTTCAGTCCCTACTCGGGCAGATATGTCGGTTACGCCATCCAGAAGGGCAAGCTCTCAGTCGATGTCAATTACCACGTGGAAAACGAACAGTTAAGTGCACAGAATCAGATTTTTCTCGATCAGTTGAAACTAGGTGACAAGGTTGAGAGTCCAGATGCGGTTTCATTGCCACTCAATCTGGCAATTTCCCTATTGCAGAACCGGCGTGGTGAAATCAATCTGCGCCTGCCGCTCAGCGGCTCGATCAATGATCCCCAGTTCAGCATTGGCAGTATTATCTGGGAAGCGTTTCTCAATATCCTGACCAAGGCGGCAACTGCCCCTTTCGCATTACTGGGCTCACTGCTCGGTGATGACGAATCATTATCCGAGCTGAGTTTTTCTCCAGGCCAGGCAATGTTGGATGAGGCCGCCATACAGCGACTGCAATCCCTCTCACAAATCCTGCAGGATCGTCCTGCACTCAATCTCGAAATTACCGGGCTGGCGGATTCAGTTTATGATCACGACGAACTCAAGCGCGCGTTGCTCAAACAAAAGATCAAAAATCGGAAAATTACTGATACCGCGAAGAAAGGCCAGGCAAGTAGCACAGTTGACGAAATCGAACTCGATGATGCTGACTATGACCGATATCTGGAAGTTATTTACAAAGATGAAAAATTTGAAAAACCTAAAAATTTCATTGGATTAACCAAGAGTTTACCCGCAAGGGAAATGGAAGAACTGATCCTGAAGCATACCGAAATCAGCGAGGATGATTTGCGCAGACTGGCTGAGCAACGCGCCAGCGCTGCGTACACGTGGCTGATCGAGCAGGGAGAAATTTCCAATGAGCGTATTTTTCTGTTAGGCAGCAAAACTGAAGCAGCAGAAAGCAGTGAGCAGCAGAATAATCGCGTTCAGTTCTCAATACGCTAG
- the phnF gene encoding phosphonate metabolism transcriptional regulator PhnF, whose product MLDRKHGKPIFRQIADSLQQDVLQHYQAGDCLPSEQELADRFSVNRHTLRRGIDELVDLGLVERVHGKGVFVLDAPVDYAIGKHSRFTENLEALGKTSDSRLLRKLEIMAKGNVAKRLQIDEGEPMLWLETLRQVDGKPFCLISHYLPLKRLGDGVRDYQNGSLHAFLKSMGIDPIRRSSTISATLPLDGDGLLLAMPRHMPILKIKTINIDRNTQQPIEYSLARFRADRSQVSIDLP is encoded by the coding sequence ATGTTGGATAGAAAGCACGGCAAACCCATCTTCCGGCAAATCGCCGATAGTCTGCAACAAGACGTTTTACAGCATTACCAGGCGGGTGATTGCCTGCCTTCCGAACAGGAGCTGGCGGATCGATTTTCAGTCAATCGCCACACCCTGCGCCGTGGTATTGATGAGCTGGTAGATTTGGGGTTGGTCGAGCGAGTGCATGGCAAAGGCGTGTTCGTGCTGGATGCGCCGGTCGATTATGCAATCGGCAAACACAGCCGTTTTACCGAGAACCTGGAAGCATTGGGAAAAACCAGCGATTCCCGCTTACTGCGCAAGCTGGAAATTATGGCCAAAGGCAACGTAGCCAAACGCTTGCAAATCGATGAAGGCGAGCCGATGCTGTGGCTGGAAACCTTGCGTCAGGTTGATGGCAAACCATTTTGTTTGATTTCTCATTACTTGCCGCTCAAACGCCTGGGTGATGGAGTACGCGATTATCAAAACGGTTCGTTGCATGCTTTTTTGAAAAGTATGGGTATTGATCCGATAAGACGAAGCAGCACAATCAGCGCCACCCTGCCACTTGATGGAGACGGTCTGCTGCTGGCGATGCCACGGCATATGCCGATACTGAAAATAAAAACGATCAACATCGACCGTAACACGCAGCAGCCCATCGAATATTCGCTGGCGCGTTTTCGGGCAGACAGGTCGCAGGTTTCCATTGACCTTCCATAG